The Pukyongia salina genome segment GAGACACACTTTTCATGCCAAATATGCACTAAAAAAAAAGGATTCCCAAATTAAGGGAATCCTTTTTAACAACGTTGATGGTTTGTTAATCAATTAATTATTGATCAATCTGAATTCTGTTCTACGGTTTGCAGCATGCTCACGTTCTGTACATGATACGCCGTCTGAACAACGATTCTTCAATCTGTTCTCACCGTAACCGTTGGCTACAAGAAGGCTAGGATTAACACCTTTAGACTGAAGGTAATTAACTACAGCCTGAGCTCTTCTTTCAGAAAGATCCTGATTTGAAGTACTGCTTCCTCTTGAATCTGTATGCGATGCAATCTCTAGTTTTACACCTGGATTCTGAGCCAATACCGGCATTAGTCTGGTATCGATAAGGTTTTTAGCTTGTGGAGTAAGGGTTGCACTTCCCAGGTTCCAGTTAATAGGTAGGGCTTGGTACTCAACCAATTCGCACTCTACTTCTTTCCATGTGGTAAGTCCACCTTTAGTTTTAAGAACCTCTTTTGTTACTGTTTTGTACACAGCAGGTACAGTTTCTTCAATAACTTCAGCATCCTTTACTAAAACGGTTTTAGTAATGTTTGCATATTCTGCCGGAACTTCTTCCTCAACAACTCTTGCAGGCTCGGTAACTACACGCTTTGTAAACGATCCCATTTGTTCCGGTACCGTTGAACGATTTGCAGAAGCGTCATTTGCCAAACGTGTAACAGATACAGTGGTATATTCGGCAGGGTATCCCTTATAACACCAGTAACGGCAGTCATTTGGGTTAGAAGATGCACAATCCGGTGCAGGGGAACCAAGTTCCCATTGTGCAAAAGCAGGTTTGATCTCAAGTGTTTCAGCATCACTTGTAAAAGAAGCTGGGCTTACGCTTAAGGCAGATCCGGCTTGTTTCTTTACATAGGTCACTGTTTCTGTTCCCCATTTTTCAGGAATAACTCTTAATCTTTTCCCGGGAGCTTTCACCATTACTCTTTCAGTAACAGTTTCGTATTTGGCAGGTACGGTGCGTAGCTTCTTGTACGCCGGCTTGGTCATTACCTGTACGGTCTCATTTACATATACGTCTGGTGTTGTACAACGTACATAACATTTACCCGGTTCCGGGTTAGTTGGAAGGTCCTGTGCAAAGGTTGCTGAAGCAACTAACATTGAAAGGCCTAAAAGAAATAATTTCTTCATAGTGTTGATGTTTAAATAGTGTTATTTAATGGTTTATGTGGCAAATCTATTGATAACTAACGGTCATATTAAAACCCGAAAATTGCTTTTCGACTACCCGCATCGTAATCACGATTAAAAGTGCCTTTTATCGAGAAACTTAGGACGTTCGTCTTTTTTTTAATCGATTTTTTTTCAGATATTTATAATTCGTTAACAAGTATAATCTCTAAACAAAAAAACATGTTTGAATTAAAGCAAAGCGGAGACAAATATCACTTCGTATTGAAGGCCGGTAATGGCCAGGTAATCCTTTCCAGCCAGATGTACGCTTCAAAGTCGAGTGCTATGAACGGTATAGAATCTGTTAAGAAAAATTGTGGTGACGATAAATTGTATGAAAAGAAAACTGCCAAAAATGGTAAGTTTCATTTCAACTTAAAATCTACTAATGGACAGATCGTTGGTAGCAGCCAAATGTATGCAGGTGAAAGCGGAATGAACAACGGTATTGAATCTGTAAAGAAGAATGCTCCCGGAGCCAAGGTTAAGGAAGTAGAATAACCGTTAAACAATGAAAAGATCAAACCCCTCCTTTGAGGGGTTTTTTTATTCGTAATTCTGAAGTACTTCCAGAAAATGTGCATGCATATCTTCTGTATAATCCAGGTGTGTTACAATCCTTAATTTTCCATGCCCCATATTGCTAATTAGTATGTTTTTCCTCTGCAGATCACTTATAAAATTTTCTTCTGAAACGCGTTCTGCTAAATAGAAGATAACAATATTCGTCTCGGTAGGTTCTACCTTATTAATATAGGGTCTCGATCTAAGAACTTCCGAAATCTCCTTCGCTCTCCTATGATCTTCTTCCAGACGTTCTACGTTATTGTCTAAAGCGTAAATACCAGCCGCAGCCATAAAGCCCACCTGTCGCATACCACCACCAAGTACCTTTCGAACTCTTATGGCATTTTCCATTATCCCTTTTTTTCCAACCAGTACGGTGCCCAGGGGAGCGCCTAAACCTTTACTGAAACATACAGAGATCGTATCGGCATATTTACCAAATTCGATAGGTTGCTGCTTTTTGGCAATAACAGCATTCATCAATCGGGCCCCGTCCAGGTGTAATCCCAAGCCATATTTGTCACATACTTTACTAATCTCTTTTATAGTCTCAAGTTCGTAGCAAGCCCCTCCCCCTTTGTTTGTAGTATTTTCAAGGCACACCAGGGAAGTGAGCGGACTGTGATAAAAATCGGGAGGATTTATAGATTCTTCCACCTGGCTGGCAGTGATCATGCCTCGATCTCCGTCCACCAGCTTACAGCTAACACCACTGTTAAAAGATACGCCCCCGCCTTCGTAATGATACACATGGGCCCATTTGTCACATATAAGCTGTTCCCCAGGGTTGGTGTGTAATTTTATTGCGGCCTGGTTGGCCATACTCCCTGAAGGGAAAAAAAGTGCATCATCCATCCCGAACAAGGCAGACATTCTTTGTTCCAATTCGTTTACCGTGGGATCTTCTTTGTAAACATCATCACCGGTTTTGGCGTGCATAATCGCATCCAGCATCCCGGGAGACGGTCTTGTAACCGTATCACTTCGCAGGTCTGTTATCATTAGGAATTACTGTTTTTGTCTTTTAAATTTTGTCTGCAAATTGTCTATGATCGCATCCAGTTTGCGATCGAGTGAGATAATTTTAAGAGCGTTGTTGTACTCGAAATTTGTGTTAGGGTTCTTATCGGATGTGGTGAGGTCGTACATCTTAAACGCCTGTTGAAATTCTGCTCCATTTTTTCTGAAGGTATACGCCCTTCTACATGCATGGACCTCGGTTCTGGATTCCGGTTTCCCCGTAATGTTCACCGCTTTATAAGGCCTTACCGAGTTCTGTTCAAGATCGGTAAAATTAGCGGTAACAAATTCGGTTAGCTCATTAGTCTTTAACGGTATGGAATAAAACAACCCACAATTGTCTATTTTTTTAAGCATAGTCGTCCCCTCTTCTTCCCAGACCACATACACCTCGTAATAGGTACCTCTTGAAGTACACATTCTGCCATTTTCCATTTGAAACATTTCGATGCTTCCTAAACAAAACCGTTTGGTGGTGAACCATTGACTTATCCCCCTGCTCTCCAGTTTACCTGTAAATTGGGTAACCTGCTCGTTCACAAAGGCTTCATCATTTTGAGCACTTAATTGCAGCCCGGCTATAAAACAAATCAATAGGAATAATTTTTTCATTTTGTAAGGTTTTAATGGTTAAAATTCGGCCCTGAGCAGTCCATACCAATCGGGCTCCCATCCGGAATATCGGGAACAGAGCTAATTTTATATTCTTCCGGATCATCACGAAATTTTTCTATCATTCGCATAACTTCTGTTTTTTCAACTTTCATTTTCTTCGCCAGCTTTTGCTGGTAATCCATCACTGCATCCAATTTCTCATTTATCATTCCCTTCACCTGAGGCAGCGCTTTATTATTCGCCAGCAACGAAAATAGCCTGTTAAGCGTAGTAAACTGCAAGGTATGCTTTAGTTCGTTTGTATATCCTACCGAAGACTTAGCATTGTACAACAATAACGGGGATAACCTATTAAGTACATCGTCAAATCCAATATTACCCGGGTCCAGGGCCTTCTGCTGGACAAGACGATTCGCTCTTTCGGCATTTAGCAGTAACTCAAGGGCGAAATCGGCACTGGTGGCCGCAGCTCCAAGCGCATCGAATGCTACTCCCATTTCGCTCTTAAACGATTCTCTTGAGCGACCATAGCCGTAGGATCTTGGTGGAAACAAACTCAATTTATCCTGTGGGATCATTAAGTGTTCAATGTCCAGGGTCGCCATCACTGCATCCAAAGCTTTTTGCTGAACTTCGGGAGAAAGATAATGCGCTGTGGTACCCTCATATCCTTTCAGGCTATAATCGTAATCCATACCTCCAACCAGTTTCACTACGGCTTCGGTTTGATATCGGTGAAAGAAATACAAAGGGACAAAAACGTCTTCCAGGACAGTTAGAGGTTCTCCCTTTCTTATATTATCAACAGAAAAATTTCGGATAGCCTGTTTCCGTATCTCGAGCACATTAAAAAGCTCGGCGGTAACATCTTTCCCATTATCCCATAAGTGTGCATTAACATGTGCTCCATCTTTCGCCCTTGCATCACTGTCTGTTATAAATTGAAGTCCCCGTGCAAAAGCCGAATCCAGGATCCCTTTTAAATGATCTTTTTCCGAAATTCCATTCGGTACATCTCCGTAGGAATACGCCACTGTAACCTTATCCCATTCTCCAATCCCCGTTGCGTAGGCCCTGCTAAAATCAATTTCACCATTTATAAGGCTAAAGGATGGATGTGGATAGTCCATAACACTGGCGCGATCGTTTGTACTCGCGGCAAAATTATGTGCAAACCCTATAGTATGACCTACCTCATGTGCCGATAATTGCCTAATACGTGCCAGGGCCATATCCAGCATGGGTTTTACATTATTGTCACCCAGGGCAAAGGGTTTATTCATCAGGGCCTGTGCGATCATAAAATCCTGCCGTATCCTTAAACTTCCCAGACTCACATGACCTTTTATAATTTCTCCTGTACGGGGGTCGCTTATAGTGGAACCATAGCTCCAGCCCCTGGTGGAGCGGTGTACCCATTGAATTACATTGTAACGCACGTCCATGGGATCTGCATCGGCAGGGAGCATTTTCACCTGGAAGGCGTCCTTGTATCCTATTTCCTCGAATGCCTCGTTCCACCAACTCGCACCTTCTAATAATGCGGAGCGCACCGGCTCCGGAGTTCCCGGATCCAGGTAATAAATAATGGGTTCTTTAGCTTCGCTTACTGCAGCTGTTGGATCTTTCTTCTCCAATCTATGCCGCATGATAAATCGTTTTTTAATGGGCTCCCAGATTGGTGTGCTATAATCCAGATGTGTAGTAGGGTACGAGCCCGAACGAGGATCGAATTCTCTCGGCACATAACCAGGGTCGGGTAAGGCAACAAAACTATGATGCTGGATCACAGAAACCGACTCGGCATTAGGTGCCACCGATCGTAATTTCCATCCTGTTGGAGTCCCGGTATACGTGAGCATAGCCTCAAACTCCACATTCTTGGGAAAGGCCTTGCTTCGTTCCATCCAAAGAGTAGAGCGTGAAGCATCCAGTTTATAGGTTCCCTCCTTCATGGATTTCAACCGTTGGATCACCCCATGGGTATCCTGCATTAAAAACGGCGTAAGATCTATTATATAGGTATCACCTTTTGTCTCTTTTATGGGGAAGCCAAAGATCACCGACCTTGCAAAGGCCTCTGTGATCGATCGGCGTTCCAATTCATTTTCCGAAGTTGCCCGATATTCAAGATTTGGCTGGACCAGTAATATCTTGTTCCCACTCTTAATAAACTTAACTACTTCTCCCCCACCCAATTGTCCGCGATCCAGGCCTATATCATTCGATCCCAGGCCGGTTCGTAAAGAATGGACATAGAGAAATTCGTGATCTAGTTTATCTACTTCAAGGTAGATCTCCCCGCTTTCATCGGAGTAATGGAAATTGAAAAATCCTTCATAAGCAGTAAGATTCTTTTTTTCTGAAAGGAACTGGGCCGAAACAGTCATCACCCACGATAAGGTGATAAGATTGAGCAGTAGTTTATTCATAGCTAACTGTTTAAAATGGGTAGTGCTCTAAACTACTAAAAATCCTTCAGAATTAATTTCCGCATGAAGACAATAATCCTATTTTTGTTGATAAATTCACAATTATGATAACATCCGATCAACTTACCGATCTTAGAAATCGCCTGGATGCGTTGAGGAGGTATCTTTGACGTTGCCGGCAAGCAAATAGAAATCACGAACGACGAGGAAAAAACCTTCGATCCAAACTTCTGGAACAACCCACGAGAAGCAGAAGCCTTCATGAAGCAGCTTCGAAATAAGAAGAAATGGGTGGAGGACTACGAGAAGGCCGTGTCTCTTACAGACGATGCCGAGATCATATTCGAATTCTTTAAGGAAGGTGAAGGCGAAGCGGCCAATGTTGAAAATCGGTACGAATTGGCACTCGACGCCATAGAAGCCCTGGAGTTTAAAAATATGCTAAGCTCCGAAGGTGACGATCTCTCGGCTGTCCTGCAGATCACGGCTGGCGCAGGAGGTACCGAAAGCTGCGATTGGGCACAAATGCTTATGCGCATGTATCTCATGTGGGCAGAAAAACACGGTTATAAGGTGAAAGAACTCAATTTTCAGGCAGGTGATGTTGCCGGAGTAAAAACGGTAAGTCTTGAGATCGATGGTGATTACGCCTTCGGATGGTTGAAAAGTGAGAATGGGGTGCACCGTCTGGTGCGTATCTCTCCCTTCGACAGTAACGCAAAACGCCATACCAGCTTTGCCAGTGTGTATGTTTACCCCCTGGCCGACGACTCGATCGAGATCGATATCAACCCGGCAGATATTTCCTGGGACTTTGCCCGAAGTAGCGGCGCCGGAGGACAAAATGTGAACAAGGTGGAGACCAAGGCCATTCTTACCCACCATCCCAGTGGTATAGTGATCCATAATTCGGAAACACGCTCTCAACTCGAGAACAGAGAAAAGGCAATGCAAATGCTGAAGTCTCAATTGTACGAGATCGAACTTCGAAAACAACAGGCACAGCGCGACGAGATTGAGGCGGGTAAAATGGCAATTGAGTGGGGTTCTCAAATAAGGAATTATGTGCTTCATCCCTACAAACTGATAAAAGATGTTCGCACCCAGCATGAGACGGGCAATGTAGATGCTGTCTTGGACGGTGATCTGGACGCTTTTCTGAAGGCCTATCTCATGATGTCCGGACAGGGAGAGAAGTCGGAGGAACTATAATTCGTTAAACCCTTCCTAATATTTTTTCAGAATAAGATCAACATCCTACATTTAAAGTCGTTAAAATCAACCTTATGAAAATAACCAGACTTCCCCTCTTTGTCGGCCTGGTGCTCACTACCATTAGTTACGCTCAGGATCTTACTTTCGAAGAGTACAACCCAACCTCTACCCTGGTCGTTCCCGGTGAGCCCGTTCTAAAAGCCAAATTCCCTTTTATCGATGTACACGGCCATCAATACAGAATGCCCGAACAGGACCTTGCTCCGGTTGTGGCTGCAATGGACACACTAAATATGGGGATCATGGTAAATTTAAGCGGACGCTCCGGGGAAGACCTGAAAAAATCTGTAAAAAATATTGCCGATAATTACCCCAATAGATTTGTGGTGTTCGCAAATATAGATTTCGATGGAGTGGGTACACCCGGATGGATCGAGAATACAGTAGCACAATTGGAAGAGGACGTAAAGAACGGGGCGCGTGGATTGAAGATCTATAAGAGTCTCGGACTTCGATACAAAGATAAGGACGGAAAACGTGTAGCAGTAGACGACCCCAGATTAGATCCTATCTGGGCCAAGTGTGGGGAGTTAGGTATCCCGGTACTAATTCACACGGCAGACCCCAAACCTTTTTGGGATGAATTTGATGGGGATAATGAGAGATGGCTGGAACTAAAATTGCGTCCGCGTAGAAAACGCTCTGCCACAGATCCCGCACCCTGGGAACAATTGATCGCCGAACAACATAATATGTTTAAAAAACATCCTAATACATCGTTTATCAACGCCCACATGGGCTG includes the following:
- a CDS encoding amidohydrolase family protein — encoded protein: MKITRLPLFVGLVLTTISYAQDLTFEEYNPTSTLVVPGEPVLKAKFPFIDVHGHQYRMPEQDLAPVVAAMDTLNMGIMVNLSGRSGEDLKKSVKNIADNYPNRFVVFANIDFDGVGTPGWIENTVAQLEEDVKNGARGLKIYKSLGLRYKDKDGKRVAVDDPRLDPIWAKCGELGIPVLIHTADPKPFWDEFDGDNERWLELKLRPRRKRSATDPAPWEQLIAEQHNMFKKHPNTSFINAHMGWYANNLGKLGELLDEMPNMYVGIGAIIAELGRQPRTARAFFIKYQDRILFGKDSWQPDEFPTYFRVLESDDEYFPYHKKYHAFWAMYGMDLPDEVLKKVYYKNALRLVPGLDKTLFPN
- a CDS encoding OmpA family protein, which encodes MKKLFLLGLSMLVASATFAQDLPTNPEPGKCYVRCTTPDVYVNETVQVMTKPAYKKLRTVPAKYETVTERVMVKAPGKRLRVIPEKWGTETVTYVKKQAGSALSVSPASFTSDAETLEIKPAFAQWELGSPAPDCASSNPNDCRYWCYKGYPAEYTTVSVTRLANDASANRSTVPEQMGSFTKRVVTEPARVVEEEVPAEYANITKTVLVKDAEVIEETVPAVYKTVTKEVLKTKGGLTTWKEVECELVEYQALPINWNLGSATLTPQAKNLIDTRLMPVLAQNPGVKLEIASHTDSRGSSTSNQDLSERRAQAVVNYLQSKGVNPSLLVANGYGENRLKNRCSDGVSCTEREHAANRRTEFRLINN
- a CDS encoding YegP family protein — protein: MFELKQSGDKYHFVLKAGNGQVILSSQMYASKSSAMNGIESVKKNCGDDKLYEKKTAKNGKFHFNLKSTNGQIVGSSQMYAGESGMNNGIESVKKNAPGAKVKEVE
- a CDS encoding threonine aldolase family protein; the protein is MITDLRSDTVTRPSPGMLDAIMHAKTGDDVYKEDPTVNELEQRMSALFGMDDALFFPSGSMANQAAIKLHTNPGEQLICDKWAHVYHYEGGGVSFNSGVSCKLVDGDRGMITASQVEESINPPDFYHSPLTSLVCLENTTNKGGGACYELETIKEISKVCDKYGLGLHLDGARLMNAVIAKKQQPIEFGKYADTISVCFSKGLGAPLGTVLVGKKGIMENAIRVRKVLGGGMRQVGFMAAAGIYALDNNVERLEEDHRRAKEISEVLRSRPYINKVEPTETNIVIFYLAERVSEENFISDLQRKNILISNMGHGKLRIVTHLDYTEDMHAHFLEVLQNYE
- the prfB gene encoding peptide chain release factor 2 (programmed frameshift); translated protein: MITSDQLTDLRNRLDALRRYLDVAGKQIEITNDEEKTFDPNFWNNPREAEAFMKQLRNKKKWVEDYEKAVSLTDDAEIIFEFFKEGEGEAANVENRYELALDAIEALEFKNMLSSEGDDLSAVLQITAGAGGTESCDWAQMLMRMYLMWAEKHGYKVKELNFQAGDVAGVKTVSLEIDGDYAFGWLKSENGVHRLVRISPFDSNAKRHTSFASVYVYPLADDSIEIDINPADISWDFARSSGAGGQNVNKVETKAILTHHPSGIVIHNSETRSQLENREKAMQMLKSQLYEIELRKQQAQRDEIEAGKMAIEWGSQIRNYVLHPYKLIKDVRTQHETGNVDAVLDGDLDAFLKAYLMMSGQGEKSEEL
- a CDS encoding zinc-dependent metalloprotease, producing the protein MNKLLLNLITLSWVMTVSAQFLSEKKNLTAYEGFFNFHYSDESGEIYLEVDKLDHEFLYVHSLRTGLGSNDIGLDRGQLGGGEVVKFIKSGNKILLVQPNLEYRATSENELERRSITEAFARSVIFGFPIKETKGDTYIIDLTPFLMQDTHGVIQRLKSMKEGTYKLDASRSTLWMERSKAFPKNVEFEAMLTYTGTPTGWKLRSVAPNAESVSVIQHHSFVALPDPGYVPREFDPRSGSYPTTHLDYSTPIWEPIKKRFIMRHRLEKKDPTAAVSEAKEPIIYYLDPGTPEPVRSALLEGASWWNEAFEEIGYKDAFQVKMLPADADPMDVRYNVIQWVHRSTRGWSYGSTISDPRTGEIIKGHVSLGSLRIRQDFMIAQALMNKPFALGDNNVKPMLDMALARIRQLSAHEVGHTIGFAHNFAASTNDRASVMDYPHPSFSLINGEIDFSRAYATGIGEWDKVTVAYSYGDVPNGISEKDHLKGILDSAFARGLQFITDSDARAKDGAHVNAHLWDNGKDVTAELFNVLEIRKQAIRNFSVDNIRKGEPLTVLEDVFVPLYFFHRYQTEAVVKLVGGMDYDYSLKGYEGTTAHYLSPEVQQKALDAVMATLDIEHLMIPQDKLSLFPPRSYGYGRSRESFKSEMGVAFDALGAAATSADFALELLLNAERANRLVQQKALDPGNIGFDDVLNRLSPLLLYNAKSSVGYTNELKHTLQFTTLNRLFSLLANNKALPQVKGMINEKLDAVMDYQQKLAKKMKVEKTEVMRMIEKFRDDPEEYKISSVPDIPDGSPIGMDCSGPNFNH